Proteins found in one Anoplolepis gracilipes chromosome 7, ASM4749672v1, whole genome shotgun sequence genomic segment:
- the Wg gene encoding protein Wnt-1 — MLKMRSWMLLAVLLIMAYASLADHSNNRNKNRGKGSMWWGIAKADEPNNLLPLSPTMDSTVYATLRRKQRKLVREHPGVLQAVAKGASQAISECQHQFRNRRWNCSTKNFLRGKNLFGKIVDKGCRETAFIYAITSASVTHYIARACSEGSIQSCSCDYTHQKQRSNSVRDWEWGGCSDNVDYGFWFSREFVDTGERGRNLREKMNLHNNEAGRLHVSTEMRQECKCHGMSGSCTVKTCWMRLPNFRVVGDNLKDRFDGASRVMVSNSDRVRSNMHANSASNSVHQHRDGPGRRQRYKFQLKPYNPEHKPPGPKDLVYLEQSPGFCEKNPTLGILGTHGRECNDTSLGVDGCDLMCCGRGYKSEEAKVTHRCACTFHWCCEVKCQTCITIKTVHKCL, encoded by the exons gGGCATTGCAAAAGCGGACGAACCCAACAATCTTTTGCCACTGTCACCGACCATGGATTCCACAGTTTACGCGACTCTGAGAAGAAAACAGAGGAAACTCGTGAGGGAACATCCTGGAGTGCTACAGGCAGTGGCTAAGGGAGCGTCTCAAGCTATCTCCGAATGCCAACATCAGTTTCGCAATCGGCGATGGAACTGCTCgacgaaaaattttcttcgagGGAAAAATCTCTTTGGCAAGATCGTCGATAAGg GATGCCGAGAGACCGCTTTCATCTATGCCATCACCAGCGCGTCTGTGACTCACTACATTGCGAGAGCATGTAGCGAGGGCAGCATTCAGTCATGTTCCTGTGACTATACTCACCAAAAACAGCGTTCAAACAGCGTACGTGATTGGGAATGGGGTGGTTGCTCGGATAACGTCGATTATGGCTTCTGGTTCTCTCGCGAATTCGTCGATACTGGCGAACGTGGCCGAAATCTCCGCGAGAAGATGAATCTACATAACAACGAAGCTGGCAGATTg CACGTGTCTACGGAAATGCGTCAGGAGTGCAAGTGTCACGGTATGTCGGGCTCATGTACAGTAAAAACTTGCTGGATGCGATTGCCAAATTTTCGCGTAGTTGGTGATAATCTAAAGGACCGCTTCGACGGTGCCTCCCGGGTAATGGTCAGCAATTCGGATCGCGTGCGCAGTAACATGCATGCCAACTCGGCGAGCAACTCTGTGCATCAGCATCGCGACGGTCCTGGACGCCGACAGCGCTACAAATTTCAATTGAAGCCATACAATCCGGAGCACAAGCCGCCCGGGCCGAAAGACCTCGTCTACCTGGAGCAGTCGCCAGGGTTCTGCGAGAAGAATCCCACGCTCGGCATCTTGGGCACTCACGGGCGAGAGTGCAACGACACCAGCCTCGGCGTCGATGGTTGCGATCTGATGTGCTGCGGAAGAGGCTACAAGAGTGAAGAGGCGAAAGTGACCCATAGATGCGCTTGCACCTTCCACTGGTGTTGCGAGGTCAAATGCCAGACGTGCATAACAATAAAGACGGTGCACAAATGTCTGTAA